DNA sequence from the Cyanobacteriota bacterium genome:
CGCCATTGCAACAGCCTTGCTTGCTTGCACCAACAAAGAAGATCAAATCATTACTCATAGCCCACACTGGGCTGGTTATGACAGTATCACTCTTGCAATCGAACGCAAACCACTTATCAACTTTGATATTCTTGATGCTGAAGGTAACTTCAATCTAGTAGCTTTTGAAACTACTATCAAAAACCTAATCGCGTTCAAAGATGATGCCAAAATTATTTTGGTAATGAATACACCTTTTGACAATCCTCTTGGCAAGGATTTTGGTGTGGCTGCCTGGAATGAGATTGGCGAGATCCTTTCCAAATACAATGACAGAGAGATTCTCATCATTCTAGACACTGCTTACCTTGATTTTGGACCAGAAGGCAAGGATTATTGCAGATTGAGTTTCATCCCAAATCTATTCAAAAAAATCGATAGCCCGAATTTCAAATTAGTAATTGCTGGGACTGTGTCCAAAAGCTTTGCAATGTACGGGGCGAGGGTTGGTGTTGCAACTTTGCTAAGTAGCGACCAAGAGACTGTCAGCCAATGGCGCGACACTGCTGGCGGCTGTATCAGAGGTACTTTTAGTAACGCTTCAAGACCTGGTCAAGCAATCACTCAATTAGTTTTACAAGACCCAAAGAAACTAGCTAATGTTCATGAATGGCAAAAAACAACTTCTCATTTGATGAACAAGCGTCGTGATTTTTTTATTGAAGCGATGCAAGGCAGATTGACAGAGGAGTTTAAGCTCATTAGACCAGACAGTGGTTTTTTTATTAGCTTAATGATCAATGACAATAAATACCAAAA
Encoded proteins:
- a CDS encoding pyridoxal phosphate-dependent aminotransferase gives rise to the protein MGLIQMAAQDSDKNKLTAIVGSAAADNGDLLIPESVIEAAREVHNKVDMAYASSFGLAGLPELMSEEILGADIAKALKESGIARAELVTSGGTNAIATALLACTNKEDQIITHSPHWAGYDSITLAIERKPLINFDILDAEGNFNLVAFETTIKNLIAFKDDAKIILVMNTPFDNPLGKDFGVAAWNEIGEILSKYNDREILIILDTAYLDFGPEGKDYCRLSFIPNLFKKIDSPNFKLVIAGTVSKSFAMYGARVGVATLLSSDQETVSQWRDTAGGCIRGTFSNASRPGQAITQLVLQDPKKLANVHEWQKTTSHLMNKRRDFFIEAMQGRLTEEFKLIRPDSGFFISLMINDNKYQNSTFAQIFYKELLASQLYAPLISDQFLRIPTCGLSESKLEQVANRIVQVAERMRSIKEKA